tctaaataTACTGCTTTGGATCTATGAAAAGAACAAAACTATACTAGTCATTTATTTGGATAGTACTGTTTTAATAATCGGACAAGTAAAGTCACTATCCTGAAATCATATCACTACctccaaaataaattaaaataaaataaaataaggaagAAGGGTGCTATTATTTCAAATTAAGAATGAGTTCTTAGAATGAATCATGAAGTgatcatatataattatttcaaACAATTCCTTTGCAATATGTCAAAAGGTAAATCTTAAGATACATAATAATATTCAATGAATGACCACTCCCTTAGAAATCATACAGTTCACAATCATTGAAGAGagaacatttttattttctttttcaaataaacaaatcaTGTTTCACCAATAATTTAGATCTATCCTCCATTATTAACTATATAGGGTCATATATGCACACTACTTTTTCTCCACAATGTAACTAAAAAAGGGACTTTCTTTATCCCTACAAAATTTAACGGTATAAATACTTTGTCTAGTATTTATGGCTAAGAAGTAATCATGTAACATActactaacaaaaaatattatttaattatggtAAAGTTTATATCTAAATTACAACCATACATAAAGAAAGTATTATACTGATATATGCTTATATAAAAGGAAAGGTACCCAACAATATTCCATTTTTTCTCCTCCTTTATTTTTGGTttcgttatatatatatactttatgATTCCATTAGCCCCACGGCCACCACCCACCAGGAGagagagaaactaaattaataaaaataaaataaaataataaaaattttcttttagcgACACAATGCAAAAATTTCACTACTAAATATTTTGCTgtaaaactaatataataatacaattatttattttcaaataaatgtTGTTAATTTGAGGATTGATTTTTGGGTGTAAAGTAACATGGTTTTGTTATAGATTGTCATAATAATTATACACAAAATTGAAACTCCAATACTTGAGACCAGTTTACCACAATAATTGAGCAAAGAAGTTTATGTATGATGTATCCAAAACCTAAAGTAAGCAACGGTAGgataaaattctttaaaaaatggCGGAGGAAAAAAAAAGCCTTAACTCATGTCCTAATGTTATATAAACTCAaatctaataaatatataaacaaaCTAACTTGAATTTGTTTAAGCAGCAGTTTATTTATTAGTTCgcttagataaaaataaaaaatttaaaaaaattcagattcgTAACGAATTAGTTTTTAACGAATTAGTTTTTAGTGTGTTAGCTTAAAAATTACCATAtaacatatatgtatatatatactattttaatttgtcTGAATTAAATTACGGAAATTTTACAAGTTTGATTTCAGCTCAGTTATATAGATATTCTCAGCTCAATGCAAGTtaactttctcttttttctaatttttttttgtattcacagcaaaaaaaagtatagggaaaAATCAATGGTGGACAGCGAAGAGAAACCTAAAGTGTAAGAAAAAGAGAGTTGTGTTTATGTGGTTACTTAGAGAGAAGTGTAATCTACGTAGAACTCACTAACACCAGAAGCAGCCCACAACCGTTGATTATACTGATCAACCATTTCATCAGGAACAAACGACGTCCTACAAAGCGGACACGTCTTCTGATCGTGATCAATCCAACGGTCCACACACTCCCTGTGGAACACGTGCTTGCAGTTACGCAACCACCGGATCTCGTCCTCCATAACTAATTCCGTTAGGCAAACCGCGCAGCTGCCAGTTAGTTGAGGCGATGCCACGTCATCGCTAGCGAGTATTTCTCTGAAGGTTACGANNNNNNNNNNNNNNNNNNNNNNNNNNNNNNNGGGTTGGGGTTGTGGTTGtagtagttgttgttgttgtcggTGGTGGTGTCGATGAGGAGTTCGGAGAGTCCGAGGAGGCGGAAGAGGTGGAAGACGAGGTTACGGAGGAGGCCGAGGAAGGTGAGTAAGCGGAGGAAGAGGTGAGGGAAGAAAACCTCCGTGTAGCCCACCGGAAAACCCATTGAAAATAGTATGGAGGGTGTTTTTGTAATTTCGGTGTCGGTTTTGTCTGGTTGttagaggagagagaaagtgggaTGTGTGTGAGAAGGTTCTGACTGGGAGAGAGAGGGTGGGATTTATAGTGTGGAAGAAGAGGAGATTGGGATTCGGTTACTGGGCTGTTATGTGCCCAGTGGTGAAGGTCCAACTTGCATTAACTTGAGTTGGAAAATTTTTTTCAGAGCAAtattctaaattaattttttattttttacaaaatatattattttcatcacataaacaattatatatttaattaatttaaatatagttaaaatttcgataatttttttaaaacatgtattaatttaaaagataatattccttttttaaataaaatatataaaaaacttATTTCATGTGTTAAATATGTGTACAATTATATTGGATAATTCGTATATtttcaataaagaaaaaataaagtgaaAATGTCTAATTACTTGAGAATTGATATCATCTAGATGAATTATTATATCTCACGTGTCtcccaatttatttatattctaagTAGTATACTTAATCCAAAGATTTGATTACAAGAAGTGCATTGCACCCGTGCAATAAGATAGAAGAAAGGGTAGGGGTTGAACTGAGGTTTATTCAATTCAATACAAGGCTGCGCTTGCATTATTATTCTCATTCAAAAATTGTTccgaaaaaaatttaag
This sequence is a window from Arachis duranensis cultivar V14167 chromosome 2, aradu.V14167.gnm2.J7QH, whole genome shotgun sequence. Protein-coding genes within it:
- the LOC107472726 gene encoding brassinosteroid-responsive RING protein 1 (The sequence of the model RefSeq protein was modified relative to this genomic sequence to represent the inferred CDS: added 71 bases not found in genome assembly), whose product is MGFPVGYTEVFFPHLFLRLLTFLGLLRNLVFHLFRLLGLSELLIDTTTDNNNNYYNHNPNPTRTPSAADRTPSLSGILIREFLPVVTFREILASDDVASPQLTGSCAVCLTELVMEDEIRWLRNCKHVFHRECVDRWIDHDQKTCPLCRTSFVPDEMVDQYNQRLWAASGVSEFYVDYTSL